In one Brevibacterium sp. CBA3109 genomic region, the following are encoded:
- the fusA gene encoding elongation factor G, with product MALDVLTDLNKVRNIGIMAHIDAGKTTTTERILYYTGVNYKIGETHDGASTMDWMDQEQERGITITSAATTCYWHDNQINIIDTPGHVDFTVEVERSLRVLDGAVAVFDGKEGVEPQSETVWRQADKYDVPRVCFVNKMDKLGADFYFTVDTIRERLGAKPLVIQLPIGSESDFAGVVDLLEMKAFIWPDESKKGQDMTEIEIPADLQDKAVEYRAKLVEDVAEASDELMEKYLEGEEISIDEIKGGIRSLVVNSTAFPVMCGSAYKNKGVQPMLNAVIDYLPSPLEVPPMVGENPRDEDEKLTRKPSVDEPFSALAFKVATHAFFGTLTYVRVYSGKVKSGEQVLNSTSGKKERVGKLFQMHSNKENPVEEAIAGHIYAFIGLKETTTGDTLCDSSHPIALESMTFPEPVISVAIEPKTKSDQEKLSAAIQKFVREDPTYRVELDVETGQTVIRGMGELHLDILVDRMRREFKVEANVGKPQVAYRETIRRTVEKYDYTHKKQTGGSGQFAKVQVTFEPLEVEGDTIYEFENAVTGGRIPREYIPSVDAGIQDAMQLGVLAGYPMVGVKATLIDGAYHDVDSSEMAFKIAGSMVFKEAVQKAKPVLLEPVMDVEVRTPEEYMGDVIGDINSRRGQIQSMDDASGVKVVKAVVPLSEMFGYIGDLRSKTQGRAVYSMTFSSYAEVPKAVAEEIVQKMRGGE from the coding sequence GTGGCACTTGACGTGCTCACCGACCTGAACAAGGTCCGCAACATCGGCATCATGGCCCACATCGATGCTGGTAAGACAACCACGACCGAACGCATCCTCTACTACACCGGCGTGAACTACAAGATCGGCGAGACCCACGACGGTGCCTCGACGATGGACTGGATGGATCAGGAGCAGGAACGCGGCATCACGATCACGTCGGCTGCCACCACCTGCTACTGGCACGACAACCAGATCAACATCATCGACACCCCGGGTCACGTCGACTTCACCGTCGAGGTTGAGCGCTCGCTGCGCGTCCTCGACGGCGCCGTCGCCGTCTTCGACGGCAAGGAGGGCGTTGAACCGCAGTCCGAGACCGTGTGGCGTCAGGCTGACAAGTACGACGTGCCGCGCGTGTGCTTCGTCAACAAGATGGACAAGCTCGGTGCTGATTTCTACTTCACTGTCGACACCATCAGGGAACGTCTCGGAGCCAAGCCGCTGGTCATTCAGCTGCCGATCGGTTCGGAGTCCGACTTCGCGGGCGTCGTCGACCTTCTTGAGATGAAGGCCTTCATCTGGCCTGATGAGTCCAAGAAGGGTCAGGACATGACCGAGATCGAAATCCCTGCCGATCTTCAGGACAAGGCCGTGGAATACCGTGCCAAGCTCGTCGAGGATGTTGCTGAAGCCAGTGATGAGCTCATGGAGAAGTACCTTGAGGGCGAAGAGATCTCCATCGATGAGATCAAGGGCGGCATCCGCTCTCTCGTCGTCAACTCCACTGCGTTCCCGGTCATGTGCGGTTCGGCATACAAGAACAAGGGCGTCCAGCCCATGCTCAATGCCGTCATCGACTACCTCCCCTCGCCTCTCGAGGTTCCTCCCATGGTCGGAGAGAACCCTCGTGACGAGGACGAGAAGCTGACCCGCAAGCCTTCCGTCGATGAGCCCTTCTCGGCTCTCGCCTTCAAGGTGGCTACTCACGCGTTCTTCGGCACGTTGACATACGTTCGCGTGTATTCCGGAAAGGTGAAGTCGGGCGAACAGGTTCTCAACTCCACGAGTGGCAAGAAAGAGCGAGTAGGAAAGCTCTTCCAGATGCACTCCAACAAGGAGAACCCTGTCGAAGAGGCTATCGCCGGGCACATCTATGCCTTCATCGGACTCAAAGAGACAACCACCGGTGACACGCTGTGTGACTCCAGCCATCCGATCGCTCTTGAGTCGATGACCTTCCCTGAGCCGGTCATCTCTGTGGCTATTGAGCCCAAGACCAAGAGCGACCAGGAGAAGCTGTCGGCCGCCATTCAGAAGTTCGTCAGGGAAGACCCGACATACCGGGTCGAACTGGACGTGGAGACGGGTCAGACTGTCATCCGCGGGATGGGCGAGCTTCACCTCGACATCCTCGTTGACCGCATGCGTCGCGAGTTCAAGGTCGAGGCGAACGTCGGCAAGCCGCAGGTCGCCTACCGGGAGACCATTCGTCGCACTGTCGAGAAATACGATTACACCCACAAGAAGCAGACGGGTGGATCGGGTCAGTTCGCGAAGGTCCAGGTCACCTTTGAACCTCTCGAGGTTGAAGGCGATACGATCTACGAGTTCGAGAATGCTGTCACGGGCGGACGAATTCCGCGTGAGTACATCCCGAGCGTGGACGCCGGCATCCAGGACGCCATGCAGCTTGGTGTCCTCGCCGGTTACCCGATGGTCGGCGTCAAGGCCACACTGATCGACGGCGCCTACCACGATGTCGACTCTTCGGAGATGGCATTCAAGATCGCCGGATCGATGGTCTTCAAGGAGGCCGTTCAGAAGGCGAAGCCGGTTCTGCTGGAACCGGTCATGGACGTCGAGGTGCGCACCCCTGAGGAATACATGGGTGACGTCATCGGCGATATCAATTCCCGACGTGGCCAGATCCAGTCGATGGACGATGCTTCCGGTGTGAAGGTCGTCAAGGCTGTGGTCCCGTTGTCGGAGATGTTCGGTTACATCGGTGATCTGCGGTCGAAGACCCAGGGCCGTGCGGTGTACTCGATGACTTTCTCCAGCTATGCGGAGGTCCCCAAGGCAGTCGCCGAGGAGATCGTCCAGAAGATGCGTGGCGGAGAGTAA
- the rplB gene encoding 50S ribosomal protein L2 — MGIRKHKPTTPGRRGSSVADFVEVTRSTPEKSLLRPLPKRGGRNSQGRVTTRHQGGGHKRQYRVIDFRRHDKDGVPAKVAHIEYDPNRTARIALLHYADGEKRYILAPQNLKQGAQVEAGLGADIKPGNNLALRNIPVGTVLHAVEMRPGGGAKIARSAGSSVQLVAKYGRFAQLRMPSGEIRNVDARCRATIGEVGNAEQSNISWGKAGRMRWKGKRPSVRGVVMNPIDHPHGGGEGRTSGGRHPVSPWGQSEGRTRRPNKESDKYIVRRRRTGKKR, encoded by the coding sequence ATGGGAATCCGTAAGCACAAGCCGACGACCCCGGGCCGCCGTGGCTCATCGGTCGCCGACTTCGTCGAAGTGACCCGGTCTACACCGGAGAAGTCACTTCTGCGCCCACTGCCTAAGCGCGGTGGCCGCAACAGCCAGGGACGCGTGACCACTCGCCATCAGGGCGGCGGCCACAAGCGTCAGTACCGTGTCATCGACTTCCGCCGCCATGATAAAGATGGCGTACCGGCGAAGGTCGCACACATCGAATATGACCCGAACCGCACTGCGCGGATCGCTCTTCTGCATTATGCAGATGGCGAGAAGCGCTACATCCTCGCCCCGCAGAACCTTAAGCAGGGCGCACAGGTTGAAGCCGGTCTGGGTGCAGACATCAAGCCGGGCAACAACCTTGCCCTGCGCAACATCCCAGTCGGTACCGTTCTGCACGCAGTTGAAATGCGTCCAGGCGGCGGTGCCAAGATCGCTCGCTCTGCCGGCTCGTCCGTGCAGCTCGTAGCGAAGTACGGCCGGTTCGCTCAGCTGCGGATGCCTTCGGGCGAAATCCGCAATGTTGATGCGCGCTGCCGTGCGACGATCGGCGAGGTCGGCAATGCCGAGCAGTCGAACATCAGCTGGGGTAAAGCAGGCCGCATGCGTTGGAAGGGCAAGCGCCCATCCGTCCGTGGTGTCGTCATGAACCCGATCGATCACCCACATGGTGGTGGCGAGGGCCGTACTTCGGGTGGTCGTCACCCAGTCAGCCCGTGGGGTCAGTCAGAAGGCCGCACACGCCGGCCAAACAAAGAGAGCGACAAGTACATCGTGCGCCGTCGCCGGACCGGCAAGAAGCGCTGA
- the rplW gene encoding 50S ribosomal protein L23 → MSLNFKDPRDVIVAPVVSEKTYSLMDEGKYTFIVDQGSNKTEIKNAIESIFNVQVAKVNTLNRQGKRRRTRTGWGKRKDTKRAIVALKDGSIDIFGGSL, encoded by the coding sequence ATGAGTCTGAACTTCAAGGACCCTCGCGACGTCATCGTCGCTCCGGTCGTCTCGGAAAAGACCTACAGCCTGATGGACGAGGGAAAGTACACCTTCATCGTCGATCAGGGGTCGAACAAGACTGAGATCAAGAACGCCATTGAATCGATCTTCAATGTGCAGGTTGCCAAGGTCAACACCCTGAATCGTCAGGGCAAGCGCCGCCGCACTCGCACCGGTTGGGGTAAGCGCAAGGACACCAAGCGTGCCATTGTCGCCCTCAAGGACGGATCGATCGACATCTTCGGTGGATCGCTCTAA
- the rplP gene encoding 50S ribosomal protein L16, which translates to MLIPRRVKYRKQHHPKRGGAAKGGTKVSFGDYGIQATEPAYITNRQIEAARIAMTRYIKRGGKVWINIYPDRPLTKKPAETRMGSGKGSPEWWVANVKPGRVMFELAGVSEEVAREALRLAIHKLPLKARIVAREGGE; encoded by the coding sequence ATGCTGATCCCTCGTCGGGTGAAATACCGCAAGCAGCACCACCCCAAGCGGGGCGGCGCAGCAAAGGGCGGCACCAAGGTGTCTTTCGGTGACTACGGCATCCAGGCCACAGAGCCCGCCTACATCACCAACCGGCAGATCGAAGCCGCACGTATTGCCATGACGCGCTACATCAAGCGTGGTGGCAAGGTGTGGATCAACATCTACCCAGATCGACCGCTGACGAAGAAGCCTGCCGAGACCCGGATGGGTTCCGGTAAGGGTTCGCCTGAGTGGTGGGTCGCCAATGTCAAGCCGGGTCGGGTCATGTTTGAACTCGCCGGTGTGTCCGAGGAAGTTGCTCGCGAGGCGCTGCGTCTCGCGATCCACAAGCTTCCGCTCAAGGCCCGTATTGTGGCCCGCGAAGGTGGTGAGTGA
- the tuf gene encoding elongation factor Tu, with the protein MAKASFDRTKPHVNIGTIGHVDHGKTTLTAAITKVLADKYPDLNEARAFDQVDNAPEEKERGITINVSHVEYQTEKRHYAHVDAPGHADYIKNMITGAAQMDGAILVVAATDGPMPQTREHVLLARQVGVPYIVVALNKSDMVDDEELIELVDFEVRDLLSSQDFDGDNAPVIPVSALKALEGDEKWVKSVEDLMQAVDDNVPEPERDIDKPFLMPVEDVFTITGRGTVVTGRVERGVLLPNDDIEIVGIKEKSSKTTVTAIEMFRKTLPDARAGENVGLLLRGTKREDVERGQVICKPGSITPHTNFEGQVYILSKDEGGRHNPFYSNYRPQFYFRTTDVTGVITLPEGTEMVMPGDNTDMSVELIQPIAMEEGLRFAIREGGRTVGAGRVTKITA; encoded by the coding sequence GTGGCAAAGGCTAGTTTCGATAGGACTAAGCCGCACGTCAACATTGGCACCATCGGCCACGTTGACCACGGAAAGACCACCTTGACCGCCGCAATCACCAAGGTGTTGGCGGACAAGTACCCAGATCTCAATGAGGCTCGCGCCTTCGACCAGGTGGATAACGCACCTGAGGAGAAGGAGCGCGGCATCACCATCAACGTCTCGCACGTTGAGTACCAGACCGAGAAGCGTCACTACGCTCACGTCGATGCCCCTGGTCACGCCGACTACATCAAGAACATGATTACCGGTGCTGCTCAGATGGACGGCGCAATCCTCGTGGTTGCCGCCACCGACGGTCCGATGCCGCAGACTCGTGAGCACGTTCTGCTCGCGCGTCAGGTTGGTGTGCCTTACATCGTCGTCGCGCTGAACAAGTCCGACATGGTCGATGACGAGGAGCTCATTGAGCTCGTCGACTTCGAGGTGCGCGATCTGCTCTCGAGCCAGGACTTCGACGGCGACAATGCTCCCGTCATTCCTGTGTCCGCTCTCAAGGCGCTGGAAGGCGACGAGAAGTGGGTCAAGAGCGTCGAAGACCTCATGCAGGCCGTCGATGACAACGTTCCCGAGCCGGAGCGCGACATCGACAAGCCCTTCCTCATGCCAGTGGAAGACGTCTTCACGATCACCGGTCGTGGAACCGTCGTCACCGGTCGTGTGGAGCGCGGCGTCCTGCTGCCTAACGATGACATTGAAATCGTTGGCATCAAGGAGAAGTCGTCCAAGACGACCGTCACCGCAATCGAGATGTTCCGCAAGACTCTGCCTGACGCACGTGCAGGCGAGAACGTCGGACTGCTCCTGCGTGGAACGAAGCGCGAAGATGTGGAGCGCGGACAGGTCATCTGCAAGCCAGGATCGATCACACCTCACACCAACTTCGAGGGCCAGGTCTACATCCTGAGCAAGGACGAGGGTGGACGTCACAACCCGTTCTACTCGAACTACCGTCCTCAGTTCTACTTCCGCACCACGGACGTCACCGGCGTCATCACGCTGCCTGAGGGCACCGAGATGGTCATGCCCGGTGACAACACCGACATGTCGGTCGAGCTGATCCAGCCGATCGCTATGGAAGAGGGCCTCCGCTTCGCTATCCGCGAGGGTGGACGCACCGTCGGCGCTGGTCGAGTCACCAAGATCACCGCCTGA
- the rpsC gene encoding 30S ribosomal protein S3, protein MGQKINPNGFRLGITTDHKSKWFADSTKPGQRYSDYVLEDVKIRQMMTKGLERAGISKVNIERTRDRVRVDIHTARPGIVIGRRGAEADRIRGQLEKLTGKQIQLNILEVKNAEIDAQLVAQGVAEQLASRVAFRRAMRKSIQSAQRAGAKGIRVQCSGRLGGAEMSRSEFYREGRVPLHTLRANIDYGFHEAHTTFGRIGVKVWIYKGDMTDKELAAEQAKAPAARGPKGRGRGRGGRGRGQEGAAAPRRNDAAPKTENNAEAPAAEAGSEG, encoded by the coding sequence ATGGGCCAGAAAATCAATCCGAACGGATTCCGACTCGGAATTACCACGGATCACAAGTCAAAGTGGTTTGCTGACTCGACTAAGCCGGGACAGCGCTACAGCGACTACGTGCTCGAAGATGTGAAAATCCGACAGATGATGACCAAGGGCCTTGAGCGCGCTGGCATCTCCAAGGTGAACATCGAACGCACACGTGATCGTGTCCGAGTCGACATCCATACTGCCCGCCCGGGCATTGTCATTGGGCGTCGCGGAGCCGAAGCCGATCGCATTCGCGGTCAGCTCGAAAAGCTCACCGGCAAGCAGATTCAGCTCAACATCCTTGAGGTGAAGAACGCTGAGATCGACGCGCAGCTCGTTGCTCAGGGTGTTGCCGAGCAGCTTGCAAGCCGCGTGGCCTTCCGCCGCGCGATGCGCAAGTCGATCCAGAGTGCTCAGCGTGCAGGTGCCAAGGGCATCCGCGTGCAGTGCTCCGGCCGCCTCGGCGGTGCTGAAATGAGCCGTTCCGAGTTCTACCGCGAAGGTCGTGTGCCTCTGCACACCCTGCGTGCGAACATCGATTACGGCTTCCACGAAGCGCACACCACATTCGGGCGCATCGGCGTCAAGGTGTGGATCTACAAGGGCGATATGACCGACAAGGAGCTTGCTGCCGAGCAGGCAAAGGCTCCTGCAGCTCGTGGCCCCAAGGGCCGTGGGCGCGGCCGTGGCGGCCGTGGTCGTGGTCAGGAAGGCGCAGCAGCACCGCGCCGGAACGACGCAGCGCCGAAGACCGAGAACAACGCCGAAGCCCCTGCGGCTGAGGCCGGATCGGAGGGCTGA
- the rpsJ gene encoding 30S ribosomal protein S10, translating to MAGQKIRIRLKSYDHAVIDSAARKIVDTVTRAGATVVGPVPLPTEKNVYCVIRSPHKYKDSREHFEMRTHKRLIDIVDPTPKAVDSLMRLDLADDVNIEIKL from the coding sequence ATGGCGGGACAGAAGATCCGCATTCGGCTCAAGTCGTACGACCATGCTGTGATTGACAGTGCTGCACGAAAGATCGTGGACACCGTCACTCGCGCAGGTGCGACTGTTGTGGGCCCCGTGCCGTTGCCAACGGAAAAGAACGTGTACTGCGTCATCCGTTCGCCACACAAGTACAAGGACAGCCGTGAGCATTTCGAAATGCGCACGCACAAGCGTCTGATCGACATCGTCGATCCGACGCCGAAGGCAGTCGATTCGCTGATGCGTCTCGACCTCGCTGACGACGTCAATATCGAGATCAAGCTCTAA
- the rplC gene encoding 50S ribosomal protein L3: MANNRSSALPTTRKVKGLLGTKLGMTQVWDEQNNLVPVTVVAAGSNVVTQIRNEETDGYPALQIAFGEIDPRKVNKPTAGHFEKAGVTPRRHLVELRTADAADYALGQELGVDTFDAGIKVDVTAKTKGKGTAGVMKRHGFHGVGASHGQHRNHRKPGSIGGAATPGRVFKGMRMAGRMGAVKHTTQNLTIHAVDTENNFLLIKGAVPGPKGAVVLVRSAAKEA, from the coding sequence ATGGCGAACAATCGTTCATCAGCTCTCCCTACCACCCGTAAGGTCAAGGGCCTTCTGGGAACCAAGCTGGGCATGACTCAGGTTTGGGATGAGCAGAACAATCTCGTTCCGGTGACCGTAGTGGCCGCCGGCAGCAACGTCGTGACGCAGATCCGCAACGAGGAAACCGACGGTTACCCCGCACTGCAGATCGCGTTCGGCGAGATCGATCCTCGCAAGGTCAACAAGCCCACTGCAGGCCACTTCGAGAAGGCCGGTGTGACTCCACGCCGCCACCTTGTCGAGCTGCGCACCGCAGATGCTGCTGACTACGCACTGGGTCAGGAACTCGGAGTCGATACGTTCGACGCCGGGATCAAGGTCGACGTGACCGCAAAGACCAAGGGTAAGGGTACCGCCGGTGTCATGAAGCGTCATGGCTTCCACGGCGTCGGCGCCTCCCACGGACAGCACCGCAACCACCGCAAGCCGGGTTCAATCGGCGGAGCCGCGACCCCAGGTCGCGTGTTCAAGGGTATGCGCATGGCCGGCCGTATGGGTGCAGTCAAGCACACCACCCAGAACCTCACGATCCACGCCGTGGACACCGAGAACAACTTCCTGCTCATCAAGGGTGCCGTACCTGGTCCCAAGGGTGCAGTCGTTCTCGTTCGCTCGGCCGCGAAGGAGGCCTGA
- the rpsG gene encoding 30S ribosomal protein S7 — protein MPRKGPAPKRPIVIDPVFSSPIVTQLINKILLDGKRSTAERIVYGALEGTREKNGNDPVVNLKKALDNIRPSLEVRSRRVGGATYQVPVDVRPVRSTTLALRWLVAYSRQRREKTMTERLMNEILDASNGLGAAVKRREDTHKMAESNKAFAHYRW, from the coding sequence ATGCCACGTAAAGGTCCTGCACCCAAGCGACCGATCGTCATTGACCCGGTCTTCAGTTCGCCGATCGTCACGCAGCTGATCAACAAGATCCTGCTCGACGGAAAGCGTTCGACGGCTGAGCGCATCGTCTACGGTGCTCTCGAAGGTACCCGTGAGAAGAACGGCAACGACCCAGTTGTCAACCTGAAGAAGGCTCTCGACAACATCCGCCCATCCCTCGAGGTTCGCTCTCGCCGTGTCGGTGGCGCAACCTACCAGGTTCCGGTCGATGTTCGTCCGGTTCGGTCGACGACTCTGGCACTGCGCTGGCTCGTGGCTTATTCCCGCCAGCGTCGTGAGAAGACGATGACCGAACGCCTCATGAATGAGATTCTCGACGCGAGCAACGGCCTCGGTGCTGCTGTCAAGCGTCGCGAAGACACCCACAAGATGGCCGAGTCCAACAAGGCCTTCGCCCACTACCGCTGGTAA
- the rplD gene encoding 50S ribosomal protein L4 → MTDVKTVDVVDAAGAKTGSVDLPAEIFGVQTNVPLIHQVVVAQLAAARQGTHKTKTRSEVRGGGRKPYRQKGTGNARQGSIRAPQYNGGGVVHGPVPRDYSQRTPKKMKAAALRGALSDRARLDQVFVVKNLITGEAPSTKQAKLALAGLSDRKNTLVVLDRDDELTERSVRNLPHVHVLSSDQLNTYDVLIADDVVFTEAALETFLGGYRKSEDAS, encoded by the coding sequence ATGACTGATGTCAAGACAGTCGACGTTGTCGATGCCGCTGGTGCGAAGACCGGATCCGTTGACCTGCCAGCCGAGATCTTCGGCGTGCAGACCAATGTGCCGTTGATTCACCAGGTTGTTGTCGCACAGCTGGCAGCAGCCCGTCAGGGTACACACAAGACAAAGACCCGCTCCGAAGTACGCGGTGGCGGTCGCAAGCCCTACCGCCAGAAGGGTACCGGTAACGCCCGTCAGGGTTCGATCCGTGCTCCTCAGTACAACGGTGGTGGAGTCGTGCACGGGCCGGTTCCCCGCGATTACTCGCAGCGGACCCCCAAGAAGATGAAGGCTGCTGCTCTGCGTGGCGCTCTCTCGGATCGTGCACGTCTCGATCAGGTCTTCGTTGTGAAGAACCTGATTACCGGCGAAGCACCGTCGACCAAGCAGGCGAAGCTCGCTCTGGCCGGCCTCTCCGATCGCAAGAACACCCTCGTGGTGCTCGACCGTGACGATGAGCTCACCGAGCGCAGCGTTCGCAACCTGCCTCACGTTCACGTGCTCAGCTCCGATCAGCTCAACACATACGATGTGCTGATCGCCGATGACGTCGTGTTCACCGAGGCAGCGCTGGAGACGTTCCTGGGCGGATACCGCAAATCGGAGGACGCATCATGA
- the rplV gene encoding 50S ribosomal protein L22: MEAKAKARYLRVTPRKARRVIDLIRGQQATEALAVLKFAEQSASDPIYKLVASGIANARVRADEEGIAFDENELVISEAFVDEGPTMKRFRPRAQGRAFRIEKRTSHISVVLASGDDLPQRKSRKGNR, encoded by the coding sequence ATGGAAGCCAAGGCTAAGGCGCGTTACCTGCGCGTCACGCCTCGCAAGGCTCGGCGCGTCATCGACCTCATTCGTGGTCAGCAGGCGACCGAAGCACTTGCAGTGTTGAAGTTTGCAGAACAGTCGGCATCAGATCCGATTTACAAGCTCGTTGCCTCCGGTATCGCCAACGCGCGTGTCCGGGCCGACGAGGAGGGCATTGCGTTCGACGAGAACGAACTGGTCATCTCCGAAGCATTCGTGGACGAGGGACCAACCATGAAGCGGTTCCGCCCGCGAGCTCAGGGTCGCGCTTTTCGCATTGAAAAGCGCACAAGCCACATTTCAGTGGTCCTGGCCAGCGGTGACGACCTGCCTCAGCGCAAGAGCCGGAAGGGGAACCGTTAA
- the rpsS gene encoding 30S ribosomal protein S19, translating to MPRSLKKGPFVDEHLYQKVARQNEKNSKNVIKTWSRRSMIIPDFLGHTIAVHDGRKHVPVFITEAMVGHKLGEFAQTRTFRGHEKDDRKGRRR from the coding sequence ATGCCTCGTAGCCTCAAAAAGGGTCCTTTCGTCGATGAACACCTGTACCAGAAGGTGGCTCGTCAGAACGAGAAGAACTCTAAAAACGTAATCAAGACATGGTCTCGTCGCTCGATGATCATCCCGGACTTCCTGGGACACACCATCGCAGTACATGATGGACGCAAGCATGTTCCAGTCTTCATCACTGAAGCCATGGTCGGACATAAGCTTGGCGAGTTCGCACAGACACGGACGTTCCGTGGCCACGAAAAGGACGATCGCAAGGGTCGCCGCCGCTGA